ATCTTCGGTTGCCGGGTATTGACGGGCTTAATCTACTTGAAAAAGTCAAAAACGAGTCACAATCAATACAGGTAGTGATTATTACAGGTCATGCCGATATTTCCTCAGCCGTCAAAGCTATAAAACTCGGAGCTCGTGACTATATAAAAAAGCCATTCGACATGGAAGAAATTTCTATCATTGTGCATAAGGCGGAATCCGCCGGAAAAATAGATGAACATCTGGCTTATC
This portion of the Candidatus Neomarinimicrobiota bacterium genome encodes:
- a CDS encoding response regulator produces the protein MASIFVVDDDSVIRANLQEFLQMEGHEVETFSSGEDALSRISNEVPDLMLIDLRLPGIDGLNLLEKVKNESQSIQVVIITGHADISSAVKAIKLGARDYIKKPFDMEEISIIVHKAESAGKIDEHLAY